The nucleotide window GAGGGCTTCCGAAGGTTTGCGGGCGCTCATGACGCCGACACTTTCATTCACGGCCAGAGTGGCCTGCGTGTTTTTCGCCGGGGCGAAGACGTAACGGAACCCTGCGGCGAGCACCAGGCAGGCGGCGGTGGCCATCAGGGCCTGCCGGATCCACGGTTGGCTGGAGCGTTTCTGCGGCTTCAGTAGGGTGGCGGCAGCCGGGGCGCTGGGAGCGTTGAACAGCGCCTCGACCTTCGAGCGCCGGTCCGGCGACAGTTTCCATTGGTCATCGGGCGCGGTGTCTCCGGCCTCCCCCAGCAGGCCGTGCAGTGCCAGCATGCGGCGGCGGAACGCCTCGAGCTCGGGGTTCGCGGCGCACAGGCGTTCCAATTCCGCGGCTTCGAAGGCCGAGGCATCGCCGAGCACCCACGCGACGATGCGCGCTTCGATCGGTTCATCACCGACGGGCTCGAGCGGGTTGGAATCTTCCTCTTTCATGAATGGATCGTTTCGAAAATGATGGGTGGTTTTCTCTCAGCCTTCCGCGCTTTCGACGCCCATCCGGCGGAGCGAATCGGCCAGTCCTTTGAGAAGATGATGGAGTTTGTAGCCCACGTTGCCGGCGGTGAGGCCGGTGCGGGCGGCGATCTGGTCGTATTTGAGTTCCTCGCGGTATTTCAGTTCGAGGAGCTGGCGGTCGTCGTCATCCAGTTCGGAGACGATCATCCGGAGGGTGCCGACGGCTTCCATGCGGCTCAGGTCGCGGTCGGCGGTAGGAGTGGGGCCTTCCCACTCGTGGCTGTCGTCGAGCGGGGTTTCCCGGTTGCGCTGGCGGAGGTGGTTGATGGCGAGATTGCGGAGGCAGCGGTAGAGCCAG belongs to Luteolibacter ambystomatis and includes:
- a CDS encoding RNA polymerase sigma factor, with product MEIRISTTLMPVEAADEADAPPRLASGDKASFRQVFEAEETPLLRFAHGLTGVRETAEDLVQEAFLRLHQHWADVQQPRPWLYRCLRNLAINHLRQRNRETPLDDSHEWEGPTPTADRDLSRMEAVGTLRMIVSELDDDDRQLLELKYREELKYDQIAARTGLTAGNVGYKLHHLLKGLADSLRRMGVESAEG